The genomic region TCTTCCAGAACAGCGTGGCGCCGATTCCCGCCACGCGCGGTCCGCTGTTGGACTACGTCACGCCGACCATCGTCGATGCGTGGAACACGGGGCCGTACAACCATGACGGCGCCTTCGACACGCTGCTGCACGGCATCCTGCCCTGCAGTACCCAGCTCGACGACTGCACCACGGCGTATGCGGGCAAGAATCTCGACAACCTGCACGGCACGACCACGAACCTGACGCCGCAGCAGCTGCGCAAGCTGGCCGCGTTCCTGAATGCGCCGCACAATCCCGGTCCGGGTACCGCGCGGCTCGCCGCCGATCTGCGTCTCGACAGCGTGGCGGTGAAGTTCGGGAGGCTCGACGTCGCGACCGACGACAAGCTGGAGCTGAAGGTCTCGTTCCGGCTGCCGCCCGGGTCGCGCTTCGACGTCGCCGGCGGCTTCCTGAGCGAGGCCTTCAAGCTCACGCTCGCGGACGTCGACGAGCCGCTCTTCGAGCGCACCATCCCGGCCGGGACGATCCGCGCCGTCGGCGGCGGGGGGGCGTTCACGTTCTCCGACCAATCGATGCGAGTCGCGCAGGGCATCAAGAAGGTGACCCTGAAGCATCTCGGCAAGGGCGTCTGGCAGCTCAAGATCAAGGGCAGAGCCCTGGACCTCGGGACGCTGGACAAGAACTTCATCCAGGTTGCGATCGAAATCGGTGACGACGCCTTCGTGCGGAGCCGCGCGTTCCAGACACCGCGGGGCGCGCGCACCTTCGCAAAGATCGTCGAGCGGAGGCCCCTGTGATCACTCTCCGGACGAGGAATGGGATGCGCCGCAGCGTGCGCGCGATGGTCACGGCCGGACTGGTCCTTGCGGCGGCGTCCGCCGGCGCGAGCGAGCACGTCCTTCGCATCAACTCCCTTCTGTCGCTCTCGGTCCAGAACAACGCCGCCATATGCGCGACGGCGAACTGTCTGCAGCGCGAGATCCGCCTGCCGGTGACGATCGACTTCGCCGCCGGGAAGATCGTCATCGACGCGCGCAATCCGGTGAACCAGAACAACGTCCCCGTGCCCCCCGGCGGTCCCGGCGGCATCCTGTTCTCGACCCAGGCTGGCCCCGCCGAGGTGCGCTTCGCCGAGCCGTGTCTGAACCCCGACGGCTGTCCACGCGGCATTCCGATCTACGAAGGCACGATCGACGGCGACGGCAACATCCGCTTCCCGAGCCTCGGGATGGACTTCGAGGTCTTCGGGGCGTTGCCGATCATCAAGTTCCGCGCGCCGATGGGGACGGGACGCTCGATCGACCTGTCCGATCCCAACAGCATCGCCGAGGGTGTGCCGCTCGATTTCGCCACCGGCCGGGTGGTGCTCGCCGGCATCCAGCTGACCAACGCGCCCGTGGTCGGCTCGGTCCTGCAGCACAATCGCATCACCGGCTTCATCGAGCCGCCGCCGACGCCGCCGATCGCCGGGCGGGCGCTGCTCGGGTGCCAGAAGGCGATCCAGCAGAAGGGGGCGGTGTTCCTGAAGGCGAAGGAGGTGGCGCTGGCGCGGTGCGTGGACGTGTTGGTCGCGTGTCAGCTCGCGGCCGAGACCGGCGTGCCGCAAGCCGGCTGCATCGAGCGCGCGAAGAGCTCGTGCGACCGCGAGCTCGGACGCATGGACGTCTACGAGGCCACCCTGGCGAAGAACGTCGCCCGCGGCTGCTTCCTGGTGGGACAGCCGAACCTGCTGGCGCCGGTGCTCGGGCTCAATTTCGGCAGCAACAAGGCGCATTGCGACTCGCTCGGCATCAACACGACCACCAAGGAGGGCACGCTGGCGTGCGTGCAGCGGCTGCTCGCCTGCTCGACCGAGCAGATCGTCGCGCGCCTCCGGCCGCGCGCCAGCGAGGTGCTCGCCGCGAACGGCTACGGGCAGTTCGTGCATCCGAACGGATGTCTGCCGCACCCGTTCGTGCCGGGAGACGCCGCGGGGCATGACCGGACCGCGGTCACCGCCTGCCAGCGGGCCCTCGACAAGGAGGGCGCCAAGTACGTCGTCAACAAGCAGAAGGCGTTGCAGCGATGTGCCGACGCCTGGGTCACGTGTCGCGCCCTCTCCGAGACCGACGGTCTCGACGGCGTGAAGCTCGCCGCCTGCGAGAGCAAGGCGCAGAAGGCGTGCGACGGCGCTTCCGCGGTCATCGCCAAGGGGGAGGCCGCGCGCGCGGCCAAGACGCACAAGGCCTGTGACGGCCTCGATGCGGCGAGCATCCCGGCCCTGGCACGCGGTCTGGGCTTCGAGAATCTGGGCAGCCTGTGTGCCGCCATCGGCCGTCCCCTGAGCAGCGTCGACGCGCTCGTCGGCTGTCTCGGGCACAGCCTCGACTGCACCACCGAGGCCCTGATCCGAAAGCTCGAGCCGCGTGCGGCCGAGGTGTTGGCCACGGTCCAGATCGACGGCCTGCCCGGGACGACGAAGTTCCCGTGCCTGCTCCCCACCTGCGGTGACGGCTTCGTCGACGCCGGCGAGGGCTGCGACGCACTCTTCCGCAACGATCCGCTGTGCAACCCGGATTGCACCAAGATCGTGTGCGGTGACGGCAAGAAAGAGGGAACGGAGGAGTGCGACGACGGCAACACGGCCAACAACGACGGCTGTGACTCGACCTGTCACCTCGAGCCCTTCGTCTGCGGCGACGGCAAGATCGACCCGAACGAGGTCTGCGACGGAGGCAACACGTCGGCCGGGGACGGGTGCAGCGCGGACTGCCGCTCGAACGAGACCTGCGGCAACGGCGTGGTCGACACGATCCGCGGGGAGGTCTGCGACGACGGCGGGTTCGACTACGTCGCGACGCTCTCCGGCGGCGCCGAGACGCCGCCGGTGACGACCTCGGCGACCGGCTCGGCGATCCTCGTCCTCAACCCGGACAACTCGCTCTTCTACAACGTGACGACGAACGCCCTGACGGGCGGGACCGCGGCCCACATCCATCAGGGCGCGGCCGGCGTCGCCGGACCCATCGTCTTCACGCTGAACGGCGGACCGACGACCTGGGTCGGTACCACGCCGCCGCTGTCGCTGGCCGAGGTCAACCTGATGAAGCGCGGCCAGTACTACGTCAACGTCCACACCCTGACGAATCCGGGCGGCGAGCTGCGGGGGCAGATCGGCTTCGCGCCGCCGCTCGGCGGTGACGGTTGCAGCGCCGACTGCCGTTCGAACGAGACCTGCGGCAACGGCGTCATCGACGCCGTCAACGGCGAGAGCTGCGACGACGGCGGGACCACGCCGGGTGACGGCTGCGACGAGCAGTGCCGGGTCGAGGAGTGCAGCTTCGCCGGCAGCGTCACGCCGCTCGGCGGACGCACGTTCAGCCTCACGCCCGCCACCAGCGGGTTCTTCAACTCGATCATCGGTCCGGGAACGCCGGTCGGAACCATGAGCATGCCGGGCGGGCCGATGACGCTGGTCGCGGGGACACCGGATCAGGACGGCGTCGTGCCGATCTCCCTCGCGGCCGACACCATCGTGGAGATCAAGATTCCCCTCAACAACCAGACCCAGTGCTTCCGCTTCACGACCAACAGCACCGGGAAGCTCTACTGCTGCGGGGGCCACGCGGTCGACATGAGCAATACGCGCGACAGCAACACCGGCGGCCGGCCGACCAGCGGAGGCGGAGCGGATGGACCTGCCGTCGTGCTCTCGGGCATCGGCACGGGCGGTCCGGGCGATCTCCTGATGTCGTTCAACGTTCGCCAGACGACGGGGAACATCAACCTCAACTGCCTGACGGCCACGTATCCGACCGCATCGTCCACGCAGATATGGACGACCGGGAACGCCACGGCGCGGGTCGTTCGTCCCGCCCAGGGCGGCAGCCTGTTCGAGTTCAACGCCACCGGCGTTCCCTTCAGCTGCGAGGAGTGGACCACCGAGGACGGCCCCGGCAGCTTCGTCAACGCCGACACCGCCCTCAACGCCGCGCCGGGTCTCGACGCGGGGAATGTGCGGAAGATGACGGATTGAGGCGCGTGCGCCGTGCGCCCGAGGGATGAAGATCGTCGGGGTGCCGCCGCCGTCGGGCGGCACCTGCTCCTGGCTCTCGCAGTGCTGTGCGGGCCGGGCGGGACGGCGGCTCGTTGCGGCGAGCCGCCGTTCGCCGTGGCGGTCGAGGACGATCGGTTGACGGCCCGGTTCGAGGAGGCGTCGCTCGCGCAGGTCGTGGCGGCGATCGCCGGTGCCGTCGGCGCCGAGGTCCGCGGCGGCGTGGCGTCCCCCCGCTCGGTGACGGCGGCGTTCGACGCGGTGCCGCTGCAGGAGGTGTTCGAACGGGTGATGGGTGGCGAGAGCTTCACGCTGATCTACCAGGGCAACGCGCTGCGGACGATCCGGCTGGTCGGCGAGCCGCCCGCGGCCCCCACGACGGTCGCCGTCGCCGTTCCGCCGCCGCCGCGTGTCCACGTGGCGCCCTCGACGGCCGCGCTCAGCCAGGCGTTGAACCGGTATCCGGCCGTGCCGGTGCATGGACGGCTGGCCATGACCCTGCGGGCCGACCAGGCGACGTTCTCGCAGCTCGCCGGCGTCGCCACGCGTGAGCGCGATCCCGAGGTGCGAGCCGAGGCGGTGGACGCGGGCCTGGCCGCGATCGAGCGCGATCCGCATCTGCGGGAGCTGGCGCTGGGAACGCTGCGCGACCTGGATGGAGCATCGCTCGCCGCGCTGGCCGAGGGGCTGCTCGGCGACCCTGCGGCCGAGATCGTCCGCCGGGTGCTCGCGCGGACGGCGAACGCCGAGCTGCGGCAGCGAGCGGCCGCCGCGCTGGCGGCGTTGCCGGCGCCCGCGAGCAGCGACGCGGAGGCGGAATGATCCCGCTGCGCTGGGTCGTCTTCGGCTTGCTCGCGCTGCACGCGCCGACCGCGACGGCGGCCATGATCGAGATCGGTGGCTCCGTCGCCGCGCCGACCCGCGCGCAGCCGGGTGTCCTGGTGGCGCGCGTCGGCCCCGAACCGGTGCAGGTGCGGCGGCTCGGCGACGTCGGCCCCACGACGCTCTACTCGGCGAACGCACCGGGGTTCGTGCTCGCGGCCGCGGACGCGAGCGTCCCGATCCATCCATTGCGAGCCAACACCACGGTGCGCATCGTCGTCACCGGCGTGCACGGCGGGGCGAAGCTCAGGATCGGAAGCGCGCTGCTGGAGGCTCCCGGTCAGTCGGTGACCATCAAGAGCACGGGGTGGCCGGTGGATGCGATCTGGCTGCTCTCGCTGCCCGACGGTACGACCGACGAGCGCCACGTCTATTGGCGGCTCGAGACGACGTCGGACTTCTACACGACCTCCGTTCAGTACGAGACGGCGATCGCCGATCCCCTGCCGCCCCCGACGACGACCAGCAGCACCGCGACCACCACCACGACCTCGACCACCACCACGACCTCCGACGGTGGGCCCGGATCGACGACCTCGTCGACCTCCGCGACCGAGATGTCGACGACGACCACCACGACCTCGTCGTTGCCGACCGGCAGTACGACCTCGACCGTACCCGACTGTGCGCCGGACGCGTGCGACGACGGCGATCCGTGCACCGACGACGTCTGCACCGTCGCCGGCTGCGAACACCTCGAGCGGCAGGCGTTCGGCGCCGTGCTCTGCCGCCTGCAGGTGTTGCGCCTGCGGGTGCGGGAGCCCGACGCCCAGCTCCGGCCTGCACGGCGGACGCTGCGTCGGATCCAGCGATGGATGCCGGGCGTCGTGCACCTCGTCGAGCGAGCCAGAAAGGCGCCCACGCGCGGCGACAAGTTGCTGCGGCGGGCGGCGCGGCGCTTCGCCCGCGTGCGCGCCCTGATCGAGTCCGCGACGCATGCGGGACGCCTGCAGGCGCCGCTGGCCGATCAGCTCGCCGCCCTGGCCGCGAGCGCGAACACTCGCCTCGAGGTCCTCCAGGCCGTTCTCGAGTTGGACGGTGCGCACGCCGGCAGGATGCCGGCAATGGAAGGGAGCTCTTCATGACCGTGATGCGTCTGGCCTTCATGCTCGCAGCGCCGCTGCTGCTCGGAAGCGCACGACTCGCGATTGCCCAACCCGTCTTCGATCACATGACCTGCTTCAAGATCGGCGATCCGGTGGTTCCACGGGTCGGGTACACCATGGACGTCAACCCGAAAGAGCTCGATCGGTTCGCGCCGATGCCGGGCGATCGCGTGACCGGCGGGGTCTACAGCGCGGGC from bacterium harbors:
- a CDS encoding CHRD domain-containing protein; this translates as MRRSVRAMVTAGLVLAAASAGASEHVLRINSLLSLSVQNNAAICATANCLQREIRLPVTIDFAAGKIVIDARNPVNQNNVPVPPGGPGGILFSTQAGPAEVRFAEPCLNPDGCPRGIPIYEGTIDGDGNIRFPSLGMDFEVFGALPIIKFRAPMGTGRSIDLSDPNSIAEGVPLDFATGRVVLAGIQLTNAPVVGSVLQHNRITGFIEPPPTPPIAGRALLGCQKAIQQKGAVFLKAKEVALARCVDVLVACQLAAETGVPQAGCIERAKSSCDRELGRMDVYEATLAKNVARGCFLVGQPNLLAPVLGLNFGSNKAHCDSLGINTTTKEGTLACVQRLLACSTEQIVARLRPRASEVLAANGYGQFVHPNGCLPHPFVPGDAAGHDRTAVTACQRALDKEGAKYVVNKQKALQRCADAWVTCRALSETDGLDGVKLAACESKAQKACDGASAVIAKGEAARAAKTHKACDGLDAASIPALARGLGFENLGSLCAAIGRPLSSVDALVGCLGHSLDCTTEALIRKLEPRAAEVLATVQIDGLPGTTKFPCLLPTCGDGFVDAGEGCDALFRNDPLCNPDCTKIVCGDGKKEGTEECDDGNTANNDGCDSTCHLEPFVCGDGKIDPNEVCDGGNTSAGDGCSADCRSNETCGNGVVDTIRGEVCDDGGFDYVATLSGGAETPPVTTSATGSAILVLNPDNSLFYNVTTNALTGGTAAHIHQGAAGVAGPIVFTLNGGPTTWVGTTPPLSLAEVNLMKRGQYYVNVHTLTNPGGELRGQIGFAPPLGGDGCSADCRSNETCGNGVIDAVNGESCDDGGTTPGDGCDEQCRVEECSFAGSVTPLGGRTFSLTPATSGFFNSIIGPGTPVGTMSMPGGPMTLVAGTPDQDGVVPISLAADTIVEIKIPLNNQTQCFRFTTNSTGKLYCCGGHAVDMSNTRDSNTGGRPTSGGGADGPAVVLSGIGTGGPGDLLMSFNVRQTTGNINLNCLTATYPTASSTQIWTTGNATARVVRPAQGGSLFEFNATGVPFSCEEWTTEDGPGSFVNADTALNAAPGLDAGNVRKMTD